Genomic segment of Mycolicibacterium sarraceniae:
CGACCCGCAGGACCGGCCGAATGTTTCCGCGGTTGTCCTCATGGTCCAGCCACACCACCTCCGTCCGGTCCGGAATCGCCGGGACGTAGGAGTCCAGCACCCGTGAGGCGGCGTCACCGATCTCGGTCAGTGCCGCGATCGCCTCGCTGCGCGCCGCGGCGGCCTTGGGATCTTTGGGTGCGGGGTCGATATCACCGCGGGCTGCGGTGGCGGCATCGCGCAGTGCGGTCAGGTAGGTGGCGAGTTCGTCGTCGAGGTAGTCGAGCCGGCCGGGCTCCGCGTCATGGATCGCCGAGGAGAACGTCGCCACCGCCGCTTCCATCCGCTGCGCGAGCTGTGGGCTGACGAGGCGGGCGATGCGCCGGGTGGCCACGCCGAGCGGGGCGGGGGTCAGCTCGCCGGTGGCCACCGACGTCACCCGATCCACCAACTCATGGGCCTCGTCGACCACCAGGTATTCGTGTTCGGGTAGCACCGCGGCGTCGGCGATCGCGTCGATGGCGAGCAGCGCATGGTTGGTGACGACGATCTCGGCGCGCCCGGCTTCACCGCGCGCACGTTCCGAGAAGCAGTCGGTGCCATACGGGCAGCGGGCCATGCCGAGGCATTCCCGCGCCGTGACGCTGACCTGCGACCAGGAGCGGTCGGGGACGCCGGGTGTCAGTTCGTCGCGGTCGCCGGTCTCGGTGTCCGACGCCCACGCCGTCAATCTGGCGACGTCGCGGCCCAATGCGGTGGCCGCGACCGGTTCGAACAGTTCTTCCTGCGGTGCTTCAGCGTTCTCTTCGCCGCCGCCGTTGTGAATCTTGTTCAGGCACAGATAGTTTCGACGCCCTTTCAGCAGGGCGAACTTGGGCCGCCGGGGCAGGCTGGCGGCCAGCGCGTCCACGAGGCGGGGCAGGTCGCGGTCAACGAGCTGGCGCTGCAGGGCTATCGTCGCGGTGGACACCACGACGGGCTTTTCGTCGGCGACCGCGCGGGCGATCGCCGGGATGAGGTAGGCCAACGACTTACCGGTTCCGGTGCCGGCCTGCACCGCCAAGTGCTCGCCGCCTTCGAACGCCCGCGCCACGGCCTCGGCCATCTGCACCTGCCCAGGCCGTTCGTTTCCGCCGAGCGCGGTCACCGCCGTCGCCAGCAACTCGGTCACCGGCGGTAGTTCGTCGGTGCTCACCGTATCCGCACCTGGCGGGTCGGGATCGCCGGTTCGCCCTGGGACAGCGCCAGACCCTCCCACGGCAGGCTGCGCAGACCGCTGGCCACCAACGCGCGCGCCGCAGCCAGATCGGGTACGCCGACAGGCCGCCCCCCGCGCACCAGTGGCACGGTCAGTGCGCGCGCGGGATCGGTCAATTCGAGGGGTGCCGACACCGGGTAGATGACCTCCTCGATGATCGTGCCCGTCGGCCGGGACAGCCGAAGGGCTGCCTTGCGGCCACCATGAGATTCCTTGCGGCTGCTGCGTTTTTCCACCGGCAGGCCGTCCACCTCGACGAGCTTGTAGACCATGCTGGCGGTGGGCGCTCCGGAGCCGGTGGCCACCGAAGTTCCGACACCATAGCTGTTGACCGGATCAGCGCGCAGCGCCGCGATCGAGAATTCGTCGAGATCGCCGGACACGACGATCTGGGTGCCTGTCGCGCCGAGATCGTCGAGCTGAGCGCGTACCCGGCGGGCCAGCACGCCGAGGTCGCCGGAGTCGATACGCACGGCACCGAGTTCGGTTCCGGCGACCGCGATCGCATTGGCCACCCCGGTGGTCACGTCGTAGGTGTCGACCAGCAGGGTCGTCCCGGTGCCCAGCGCGTTGACCTGCGCGCTGAATGCCGCTTGTTCGTCTGGGCCGTCGGCCGTCGTGTAGAGCATCGTGAACGCGTGCGCGCTGGTCCCCATCGCGGGAATGCCATAGCGGCGGTTGGCTTCGAGATTGGACGTTCCGGTGAAACCGGCGATGTAGGCCGCGCGCGCCGAGGCCACCGCCGCCTGCTCGTGGGTGCGCCGTGAGCCCATCTCGATCAGTGTTCGGCCGGCGGCCGCGCTAACCATTCGAGCGGCCGCCGAGGCGATCGCGGTGTCGTGATTGAAGATCGACAGCGCCAGGGTTTCCAGCAGGACGCATTCGGCAAAAGTGCCGGTGACCGACAGAATCGGGGAACCGGGGAAGTACAGCTCGCCTTCGGCGTAACCGTCGATATCGCCGGTGAAGCGGAAGTCCCGGAGGTAGTCCAGCGTCGTGGAGTCCAGGAAGGACGCCAGGGGCTCCAGGGCCGTGTCGTCGAAGATGAACTCGCGCAAGGCATCCAGGAACCGGCCCGTCCCGGCCACCACCCCGTAGCGCCGGCCGTCGGGCAGACGGCGGGCAAACGCCTCAAAGGTGGTCGTGCGTGCGGCCGACCCGTCATGCAGCGCGGCGGCAAGCATCGTCAGCTCGTATTTGTCCGTCAGCAGGGCGGCGCTCACAGCGCAACGGTATTCCCCGTCCCACGGGCTGGATAGCCAATGACCCGGCTCGCTATCCTTGTGGCCATGGGCTCGCAAGCAGCTCCGACTCGACCGGACGCCGCAGGACAGCAACAGACGGATACCGTCAGCGCCCTGGACACCCCCTGGGTGACTATCGTCTGGGACGACCCGGTCAACCTGATGAACTACGTGACGTACGTGTTCCAGAAGCTTTTCGGCTACAGCGAACCGCACGCGACGAAGCTCATGCTGCAGGTTCATCAGGAGGGTAAGGCGGTGGTATCCGCGGGGAGTCGGGAGTCCATGGAAGTAGACGTGTCCAAACTGCATGCCGCCGGGTTGTGGGCGACCCTGCAGCAGGACCGCTGAGCGCGTGCGGAAATGGAAGCGGGTCGACACCGCTGAGGGTCCCCGGTTCCGGTCTGCTCTGGCGCCACATGAGGCGGCGCTGCTGAAGAATATGGTGTCCTCGGTGCAGGGCATGCTAGACGAGCGCGAGGCCGCGACGCCGTCGGATCCACTCGAGCAAATCACCGGGATCCGGGCCGGCAACCCGCAGCCGCCCGAGGACTCCACCATGCGGCGGCTGCTGCCCGATTTCTTCAAGCCGCAGCGCGATCACCCAGCCGGTTCGGCGGTCGCCGAGAGTCTCAACGGTGCCCTGCGCAGCCTGCACGAGCCCACGATCATCGATGCTAAAAAGGCTGCAGCGCAACGGGTTCTGGACACGCTCCCCGATGGAGGCGGCCGTTTCGAGATCACCGAGGGCGACGCCAACGCCTGGATAGCCGCGATCAACGACGTCCGGCTTGCGCTGGGCGCGATGCTCGCGATCGGGCCCGAGGGCCCGGACCGATTGCCGGCCGACCATCCGCTGGCCGGGCACCTCGATGTGTATCAGTGGCTGACCGTCCTGCAGGAGTATCTAGTGCTGGGCCTGATGGGTAAACCGATCCGGTGACCGGATCTATCACCGACGTCGACGGCATCCTCGTCGGTCATCACGGCCGGCTCGACCCTGATGCGACGCTGGGATCGGGCTGGGCCTGCGGCAGCACCGTGATCGTCGCGCCACCGGGGACGGTCGGGGCCGTTGACGTCCGGGGTGGTGCCCCCGGTAGCCGCGAGACCGATCTGCTCGACCCGGCCAACAGCGTCCGCCACGTCGACGCCGTCGTCTTGACCGGTGGCAGCGCCTACGGGCTGGCTGCCGCCGACGGCGTGATGACGTGGCTGGAGGAACAGGGCCGCGGGGTCTCGATGGCGGGCGGCGTCGTCCCGATAGTTCCGGCCGCGGTGATTTTTGACCTTCCCGTTGGCGGCTGGGGATGCCGGCCGACCGCAGACTTCGGCTATGCGGCCGCGCAGTCGGCCGGCGTGGACATGGCAGTCGGCACCGTCGGGGCGGGCATCGGAGCGCGCGCGGCGGTGCTCAAGGGCGGTGTCGGCACCGCCTCGATGACGCTCGATTCCGGCGTGACCGTCGGCGCGATCGTCATCGTCAACAGCGCGGGCAACGTCATCGACCCGGCCACCGGCCTGCCCTGGATGAGCCACCTGGCCAAGGAGTTCGGGCTGCTCAGTCCGCCCGCCGAGCAAATCGCCGCGCTCGCCGCGCTGGATGCCGAGTCCGGTCCACTGAACACCACCATCGCGGTGGTCGCCACCGACGCCGCGCTGTCCCCGGCCGCCTGCCGGCGCTTTGCGGTGGCCGCCCATGACGGCCTGGCGCACACCATTCGCCCGGCGCACACCCCGCTGGACGGGGACACCGTCTTCGCGTTGGCCACCGGGGCCATCGAGCTCGAACCGGACCCGGACACCCCGGCGCAGATGGCACCGGAGACCAAGCCGCTCGCGAGGCTGGGCGCGGCCGGGGCAGACTGTTTGGCGCGCGCGGTGCTGGTCGCGGTGCTGGCCGCGGAGTCGGCGGCCGGAATACCCACCTACCGCGACCTGTTACCTGGTGCGTTCGGCGCATCTGCCCGCTGAGCTCGACCACAGGAGGACATCCCACCGTGCTGGTGATCCGTGCCGACCTGGTCGACGCCATGGTCGCCCACGCCAGGGCCGACCACCCCGATGAGGCGTGCGGGGTGCTGGCCGGGCCGGAGGGGTCCGATCGTCCTGAACGGCATATCGCGATGGTCAACGCCGAGCGGTTGGGCACCGGCCGATTCCTGCGCGAGCATGTCCCCGGTATCGCGATCGTCGCTGCCGAACCGCGCTACGGCGAAGGCGTCTACGCACTGCGCAATATCGACGAGGGCTTCATCCCCGAGCTGTACGACCCCGAGGTGCTGACCACCCGTTTCTCGGTCGGCTCGATCGACGCACTGCGGCGCACCCGGGAGTTGGTTCAGGTCGAGGGCATCTTCGCCGGCATCTCCATCGGCGCGATCCTGCACGCCGCACTCGGTGTCGCAGCCAAGGCGCGCAACGCCGGTCAGCGCGCCGACGTGGCATTCACTGTGTGTGACGCCGGTTGGAAGTATCTGTCCACCGGTGCCTACGCCGGTAGCCTGGACGAAGCCGAGGAGGCTTTGGAAGGGCAGCTATGGGCATGACCGGACCGCAGCCGAAGAAGCGGGCGCTGTGGATGACGGGTGGCATCACGATCCTGTCGTTCGTCGGCCTTCTGTACGTCGTCGAAGCCGTCAATCAGGCCACGGGCGACCGCCTCGATTACCGCGGCGGCATCCGGCCTCTGCAGACCGACGGGTTGTGGGGCATCCTGTTCGCCCCGCTGCTTCACGCGGACTGGCAGCACCTGATCTCGAATACCGTGCCCGCGTTGGTGCTCGGCTTTCTGATGACACTGCTTGGCATGTCGCGGTTCATCTTCGCGTCGGTATTCATCTGGATCGCAGGCGGTTTCGGCACCTGGCTGATCGGCAGGGTGGGCAACACCTGTGGGGGCGAACCCAACATCATCGGGGCGTCCGGTCTGATCTTGGGATGGTTAACCTTTCTGCTGGTGTTCGGATTCTTCACCCGCACGCTGTGGCAGATCGCCGTCGGCATCCTGGTGCTGCTGTATTACGGCACTGTCCTGTTCGGCGCACTGCCTCAGGTCGGCTGCACCGGCATCTCCTGGCAGGGCCACCTGTGCGGTGCGGTGGCCGGGGTGTTCGCGGCGTACGTGCTGTCCGGCCCGGAACGCAAAGCCCGGGAACGCAGGAAGGCCGGCCAGTTGCCCGGCTTGACCTCATGAGCGACCGTCTCGCGCCGGTCGGCATCTTCGACTCCGGTGTGGGCGGGCTGACGGTGGCCCGCTCGATCATCGACCAGCTGCCCGACGAGGACGTTATCTACGTCGGCGACACCGGCAACGGCCCGTACGGTCCGCTCACCATTCCCGAAGTCCGGGCGCATGCCCTGGCGATCGGGGACGATCTCGTCGAGCGCGGGGTGAAGGCCCTCGTCATCGCCTGCAACACCGCGTCAGCGGCCTGTCTGCGCGACGCCCGCGAACGCTACGACGTGCCCGTCGTCGAGGTGATCCTGCCGGCCGTGCGCCGTGCAGTGACCACCACCCGGACCGGGCAGATCGGTGTGATCGGGACCCAGGCAACCGTCGCATCCGGCGCCTATCAGGACGCGTTCGCCGCTGCCCGCGACGTCGACGTCACGGCGGTGGCCTGCCCGCGCTTCGTGGACTTCGTCGAGCGCGGCGTGACCAGTGGCCGCCAGGTGCTGAACCTGGCCGAGGGCTATCTCGAGCCGTTGCAGCGCGCGCAGGTCGACACGCTGGTGCTCGGCTGCACGCACTACCCGTTGTTATCCGGGCTGATCCAGCTGGCGATGGGGGATTCGGTGACGCTGGTGTCCAGCGCCGAGGAGACGGCCAAAGACTTGCTGAAAGTGCTGACCGAGTGCGATTTACTTCGGCCGCACGAGGCCCCGGCGGCGACGCGGCTGTTCGAGGCGACGGGGGATCCCGAGGTATTCACGGCCCTGGCGGCCCGCTTCCTGGGGCCGGCGATCACCGGTGTCCACCCTGTTCAGCGTCACGCCAGCGCGACGACGTGATTCTCGTATCCAAACCCGTCATGTTTTCCTCTTGCGGCATCTGGGCATGGCAAGCTAGCGACTGTGCGAATCACCATTCTTGGTTGCTCTGGCAGTGTTGTCGGGCCTGATTCGCCGGCGTCCGGGTACCTGCTGACTGCTCCGGACACACCACCGTTGGTTCTCGATTTCGGCGGCGGGGTGCTCGGCGCGTTGCAGCGCTACGCCGACCCCAACGACGTCCACGTTCTGCTGTCGCATCTTCATGCCGATCACTGCCTGGATCTGCCCGGCCTGTTCGTGTGGCGCCGTTACCACCCGAACCCGGCCAAGGGTCGCGCAGTGATGTATGGCCCCAGCGACACGTGGAGTCGACTGGCCGCGGCGTCCTCGCCGATGGGTGGCGAGCTCGACGACTTCTCCGACATCTTCGAGATCCATCACTGGCAGGACAAACAGCCGGTGCAATTCGGCGCGCTGAAGGTGCTGCCGCGCTTGGTGACGCATCCGACCGAGTCATTCGGCATGCGGATCACCGATCCGAGCGGTGCCACTCTGGTCTACAGCGGCGATACCGGCGTCTGCGATTCGCTCGTCGAGTTGGCCAGCGGTGCAGACGTTTTCCTCTGTGAGGCGTCCTGGACCCACGCGCCGGACCGTCCGCCGCATCTACATCTGTCTGGCACCGAGGCAGGTCAGATGGCCAAGCGTGCCGGCGTCGGCGAACTGTTGCTGACCCACATCCCGCCCTGGACCTCCCGCGAGGACGTCATCAGCGAGGCCAAGGCCGCGTTCGACGGGCCCGTGCATGCCGTGGTGTGCGGCGAGACCATTGAGGTCCATCGGCACTGACACGCTCCGCTAGGGTTGCGACGTGTCCCGACGACAAGACGGCAGGCTTGACGACGAGCTGCGGCCGGTCACCATTACCCGCGGCTTTACCTCCAACCCGGCCGGCTCGGTCCTGATCACCTTTGGCGAAACCCGGGTGATGTGCACGGCCAGCGTCACCGACGGTGTGCCGCGCTGGCGCAAGGGTTCGGGGCAGGGCTGGCTCACCGCCGAGTACGCGATGCTGCCCGGCGCTACCCACACCCGCTCGGATCGGGAATCGGTAAAGGGTCGCCTCGGCGGACGCACCCAAGAGATCAGCCGGCTGGTCGGCCGCTCGTTGCGGGCGTGCATCGACCTGGCCGCGCTCGGCGAGAACACGATCGCCATCGACTGCGATGTGTTGCAGGCCGATGGCGGAACCAGGACCGCGGCGATCACCGGCGCCTATGTCGCGCTCTCCGATGCCGTCACCTATCTGGCTGCGCTCGGCAAGCTGTCCGACCCGCGCCCATTGTCGTGTGCGATCGCCGCGGTCAGCGTCGGTGTGGTCGACGGCCGGGTGCGCGTTGACCTTCCCTACGAAGAGGATTCGCGCGCCGAGGTCGATATGAACGTCGTCGCCACCGACACCGGAACGCTCGTCGAGATCCAGGGCACCGGTGAGGGTGCGACCTTCCCACGCTCGACGCTGGACAAGATGCTCGACGCGGCGCTTGCATCATGCGAGACGCTGTTCGCCGTCCAGCGCGAAGCGCTGGAACTGCCCTATCCCGGAGTGCTGCCGGAAGGCCCGCCGTCGAAGAAGGCGTTCGGGTCCTGAGCCAACTTCTGGTCGCCAGCCGCAACCCGAAGAAGCTGGCCGAGCTGCGCCGGGTGCTCGATGCCGCCGGACTGTCCGGGCTCACGCTCGTCTCACTCGATGATGTGCCGCCCTTCGAGGAGGCTCCCGAGACCGGGGCCACCTTCGAGGAGAACGCGTTGGCCAAGGCACGTGACGGCTATGCCGCCACCGGTCTGCCGACCGTCGCCGATGACTCCGGGATCGCGGTCGACGCCCTCAACGGAATGCCGGGGGTGCTGTCGGCGCGCTGGGCCGGCGTGCACGGTGAGGACACCGCCAACAACGACCTGCTGTTGGCCCAATTGCGCGACGTGCCCGACGAGCGGCGGACGGCGGCGTTCGTCTCCGCGTGCGCACTCGTCTACGGTCCCGGTCACGCTGACCATGCCGTCGTACGCGGCGAGTGGCCGGGCGTGCTCGCTCGCGAACCACGAGGCGAGGGCGGCTTCGGCTATGACCCGTTGTTCGTCCCGGAGGGGGGGACTCGCAGCGCCGCGCAGCTCAGCGCGGCGGAGAAGGACGCGGCGTCACATCGTGGTCGGGCGCTGGCGCTGCTGATCCCGGCGCTGCGTGCGCTGGCCAGGTGAGTACTAGCAAATTTTGCTAGTGCATCTAACTGTGTCATGATGCCGAGATGGGTCGTCATGCGGTCCGGGTGGCGCACCCCGGTGTTCTGATCGCCGTGCTGGCGGCTGCCGGTATCAGCGTGTCGCTGATGCAGACGCTGATGATCCCGCTGATCCCCGAGCTGCCGACGCTGCTGCACACCAGCCCGGCGAATGCCTCGTGGGCGATCACAGTGACGCTGCTGACCGCGGCGGTGACCACCCCGGTATTCGGCCGGCTTGGTGATATGTACGGCCCCAAGCCGATGCTCATCGTCTGCGCGGCAACCCTGACCGCTGGCTCGCTGATCGCCGCGATGACCACCTCACTGCTGCCGTTCATCATCGGCCGTGGACTGCAAGGCTTCGGCATCCCGATCATCCCGCTCGCTATCAGTGTGTTGCGGGCCGCGATACCGGCCGACCGAGTCGGCTCGGCCATGGGCTTGATCAGTTCGTCTTTGGGGGTCGGTGGCGCGCTGGGGCTCCCGCTGTCGGCGGTGATCGCCCAAAAGACCGACTGGCACGTATTGTTTTGGGGCGCAAGCGCTCTCGGCATGATGGCGATGCTGCTGTTCTTTTTCCTGGTGCCCAACATTCCGGCGACCTCGGCCGACCCATTCGACCCGCTGGGCTTCGTATTGCTCACCACCGGGTTGGTGACCCTGCTCCTGCCGATCACCAAGGGTTCGACCTGGGGGTGGACGAGTTCGACGACGCTGTCGCTGTTCGGCGTGTCCGTCGTGGTGTTCGCCGTCTTCGCCCGTTGGCAGTTTCGAACGGCCTCGCCGATGGTTGATCTGCGGACGACGCTGCGCCGTCCGGTCTTGACCACCAACATTGCGGCGATCTTGGTGTGCTTTTCGATGTTTGCGCTTTCCTTGGTCGCTCCGCAGCTGCTCGAGCTACCGAAGGGGACCGGATACGGCTTGGGACAGTCCATGTTGCAGGCGGGTCTGTGGATGGCACCCGGTGGTCTGGCGATGATGGTCGCGTCCCCCCTTGCGGCGCGGGTGGCCGGCCGCCGCGGCGCGAAGTTCACGTTGGTGTGTGGTGCGGCGATTATTGCGGCCGCCTACCTGGGCGCGCTGTGGGGACTCGGCAGTCCGGTGGCGGTGATGGTCGTCAACATCGTCATCAGCCTCGGGGTGGGCTTCGCGTATTCGTCGTTGCCGGCGCTCATCAACGCCGCGGTGCCGATATCTGAGACGGCGGCCGCCAATGGAATCAACGCTCTCGCTCGGTCGCTGGGCACATCGATATCCAGTGCGGTGATCGGTGTGGTGCTCGCGACAATGACGATCACTTACGCCGGGCACGTCATGCCGTCGCTGCAGGGTCTGCGGATCGCATTGCTCATCTCCGCTGGGGTCGCGGCACTGGCCGCGGTGATCGCGATGACGCTGCCGGCTGCGGACGCTGCCGCCATCGAGGAGTGGTCCTCCGAGGAACTCGAGCTCGAGGCCGATCCGGTCTAGAGGTTGAAGCGGGTCTTGAGCTCCCGGGTCTGAACCTGCTCGACGATGATGCCCAGCAGCGGGATGGTGCCGGCCAGCAGGACGCCGATGGTCTTGGCGATCGGCCAGCGCACCTTTACCGCCAGGTTTGCGGTGAACAGCAGATACACGAAGTAGACCCAGCCGTGCACCACGCCGATCCAGGTGGGTGGGTCGTCGACTTTCACGATGTACTTCATCACCATCTCGTAGCAGAGCGCGATCAGCCAGAGGCCGGTGGTCCAGGCCAGGACCCGGTAGCCGAGGAGGGCTTTGCGGATCGTCTCGTTCGGGACGCCCGTCTGGGCTTCGGGCGACTCGGGTGCACTCATGCGGTGGTCCTGTTCTGATCTTCGTGGGTCTTGCTCGTCAGGTCGGTCTGGTCGGCCTGGGCCAGCTCGGCTAGGTAGGAGTTGTATTCGCGCATTACGGGGTCGACGTCAGTGGAACCGGCGTGGGCCGTTGGTCGTTCGGGCAGCAGTCCGGCGGGGATCTCGGTGACGGTGTCGGCCGCCGGTGCAGCCTCGGACGGGGCTTCTTCGTAACGGATGAACTTGCGGTAGGCGTACACGCAGAAGCCGGCGAACATTGGCCACTGCAGGGCGTAGCCCAGGTTCTGGAAGCTGCCCGAGTTCGACTCGAATCGGCTCCACTGCCACCAGCCCAGCGCCAGGCAGGCGGTGGCGGCGATGATCACTCCGATGATCAGCGCGAACCGGTGCCGGCGCGTCGTGGACACACCACGACGGTACCGTGCCAGCGGTTATGGGTTAAACCGCGCGTGACGCCGCGCACTTCGGGCCGATGAATTCGTCGAGGCGTGCGGTGGCGGCCTTGCGGTAGATCGAGACGACGTATTTGGTCGACCGGGTCCACGGGATGCCGAGTTGATGGAGGGTTGCGGTGAACAGGCCGAGGATATCGACTCGGAGTGGTTCGTGAAGTGGTAGCGGATGCTCTTCACGCCGCGGTCGTCGGCGATGACGCGACAGCCGTCGCTGTGGATCAGGCCTCGGATGAAGTCTTCTGGTGCTTGGTCCACGAGTTCTTGCTGCCACGGTTCCAGCTTGATCAGCCTGCGGTGCTTCAGGCCGGGTCCGTGTTGGGGGAACAGGCATGGCCAATGTTTCGAGTAGAGGCACACGTTGACGCAACCTTTGGGGTGCGTGCCTAGCCAAGCGTGCTGTCCGGGCATCACCTCGTCGATGGCCGCGCGGCAGCTCTCGATGATGCCCGGGTATTTCTTGTCCAACGCGATTCGCAACCGCCAGACGCGGCCGGCTTTCGATATGCAGCCATCACCGAGGTAGAGGCCGAGCAGATATGTGTACGCCTTTACTGGGAACGTGTCGAAGTCGTGGACTGTCCCGCAGGGCGCGTCAGCCGTCGGGCGCCGAATCGTTGGCGTTGTCTGGTGGCGCCACTCCTTGATCGTCGCGCGGGGTATGCCCGTGCGACGAGCGATCTCGCAGTCGTTGACACCAGCGGCGATGAGCCGCCGTGCATTCGCGAATTCTTCATGCGAGCGGATAGCGCCAGCCCTCCTGCCTTGTGATCGACGCTAGGACTGACTACCGACAGATTCCGGAGTCGAGTTGGCGGTAGACTTGGCCGTCCTGCGGGCGTGGCGCAATTGGCTGACGCGATGGCTTTAGGTGCCATTGTTCGAAAGAACGTGGGGGTTCGAGTCCCCCCGCCCGCACAATTTCACCCATGTGAGTGGCCCTTCGAGGCCTTCCCGCCGATGCCGAATAGTGTTCAGGCATGACTACCGCAGCCAATCAGCCAGCCGTTGTCGTGGGTATCGACGGATCGGACACCGCGCTCGGTGCTGCCCAGTGGGCCGCGGAGTTCGCCGCTAAACACGGGTCTGCGCTGACGCTCGTGCACGCGATCCCCAAGCTGCACTGGGATTTCGCCAGCGCTGACGCACCCGCCGACCTCGACCGAGCCGCTCGCTCCGACGGAGTGCTGGCCGCGGCGGAGACAGCCGTGCGGTCGACGCATCCAGATCTCGCGATCCATCCGACAGCGGTCAAAGGTGCGGTCGCGACAACACTGGTGGACGCCTCGGATTCCGCCCGGCTTGTGGTGGTGGGCACGGGTGCGGCGGACCATCGCGCACTGGGCGGGCACGCCGTAAAGGTCGCCCATCGGGCGCTCTGCCCCGTCGTCGTCTGGCGGCAACCGGTCGCCAAGCGGACGGGCAAGCCGCTGCCCGTCGTCATCGGTGTCGATGAATCGGACCAGTCGACCCGCGCCCTCGCCGAGGCTTTCGACATCGCTGCCACGTTGCATGCACCGCTGACGGTGGTGCATATGTGGGAGATCGGCGCGGCGGTTGGCATGGGCGATCTCGGCGGTGAGGGGCCCATGGACTGGCAGCTGCTCGATCTGTTGCAGACCCAGCAGCGCCAACGGATGGACGCGTTGGTCGAACCGTTCGCCCGTAAGTACCGGAACGCCCACGTGAACAAGGTCTTTCAGGACATCAGCCCGGCAAAGGGGCTCACCGATCTGTCCCGGGAGGCCCAGCTGGTGGTCGTCGGCAGCCACGGCCGCGGGAAGCTCGCCGATTCGATCTTCGGTTCGGTCAGCCAGAATCTGATCCATCACGCCGAATGCCCGGTGCTGGTGGTTCGGTAGAGATGTGTCGTACGCCGGGGCTAGCGTCGGACCATGGCACTCAAGACCGAGAACATCACATTCGACACCACCGATCCCGAAGGCCTCGCAGCATGGTGGGCACGCGCTCTTGACGGTGAGGTGACTCCCGTTGCCCCACCCTTCTTCGTCGTCGTCAGCCGTCCCGACGGTCCGGGCCTGGCCTTCCAGCAGGTCGAGGATCCGACACCGGGGAAGAACAAGGTCCACCTTGATTTCTCCACCGATGATGTCGAGGGGGAAGTCGCGCGGTTGGTCGAGCTGGGTGCGACCGAAACCGCACGTAACAGCTGGGGTGACTTCGGTTGGGTGGTGCTCGCCGACCCCGACGGGAACGCGTTCTGCGTGGCACCGCGCGGCTAGCATCGACACTGCCCCCGCGCTGGTGAATACTGCTGGTTCCCAACGGTTTTGACGTTGTCGAGCGACAACGTTCTTGACTTCCGCGCTGACCGATCGATATCGCCGGGTTCGATGACATCGATGTCTGTGGCCATGGCAACAGGTCCATGAACGGGGCATCGCCCTCTTGACGGCGCGCCGGACAGAACCTCGGCGGCAATCCGTTCGCCGTAGCGTAGGTTGTTCGACATACATGACCTGCGTCACTGTCTCGCCCGCGTCGGCCGGATCTCACTATCACAACTCTGCAAATCTAATAGTTAATCTAACAATAGGACTCTAAGGTCGGTCTCAGGTACTTGTGCGAGATCGGAGCTACGGTAATCGAGTTGGGCAAAGTCGCATACGTCGTCTTCTTCGTAGCAGCGGCAGTGTGGCTGGCCCTGACAGCCGAAAGTGAATAGCACTGAGAGCGAGTGGCGACAACGATGAGCGAGTCCATCATGACTTCGGTCGAC
This window contains:
- a CDS encoding ATP-dependent DNA helicase; translation: MTELLATAVTALGGNERPGQVQMAEAVARAFEGGEHLAVQAGTGTGKSLAYLIPAIARAVADEKPVVVSTATIALQRQLVDRDLPRLVDALAASLPRRPKFALLKGRRNYLCLNKIHNGGGEENAEAPQEELFEPVAATALGRDVARLTAWASDTETGDRDELTPGVPDRSWSQVSVTARECLGMARCPYGTDCFSERARGEAGRAEIVVTNHALLAIDAIADAAVLPEHEYLVVDEAHELVDRVTSVATGELTPAPLGVATRRIARLVSPQLAQRMEAAVATFSSAIHDAEPGRLDYLDDELATYLTALRDAATAARGDIDPAPKDPKAAAARSEAIAALTEIGDAASRVLDSYVPAIPDRTEVVWLDHEDNRGNIRPVLRVAPLSVAGLLRTRLFDSATTVLTSATLTVGGSFDAMAGAWGLGDGPKWKGLDVGSPFEHAKSGILYVAAHLPPPGRDSAGNPEQLDEIAGLIEAAGGRTLGLFSSMRAAKAAAEALRARIDTPILCQGDDGTATLVDRFAADPETSLFGTLSLWQGVDVPGPSLSLVLIDRIPFPRPDDPLLTARQRAIAARGGNGFMAVAAAHAALLLAQGAGRLLRRVDDRGVVAVLDSRMATARYGGYLRASLPPFWPTTDPERVKQALQRLRADAAS
- a CDS encoding nicotinate phosphoribosyltransferase, translated to MLAAALHDGSAARTTTFEAFARRLPDGRRYGVVAGTGRFLDALREFIFDDTALEPLASFLDSTTLDYLRDFRFTGDIDGYAEGELYFPGSPILSVTGTFAECVLLETLALSIFNHDTAIASAAARMVSAAAGRTLIEMGSRRTHEQAAVASARAAYIAGFTGTSNLEANRRYGIPAMGTSAHAFTMLYTTADGPDEQAAFSAQVNALGTGTTLLVDTYDVTTGVANAIAVAGTELGAVRIDSGDLGVLARRVRAQLDDLGATGTQIVVSGDLDEFSIAALRADPVNSYGVGTSVATGSGAPTASMVYKLVEVDGLPVEKRSSRKESHGGRKAALRLSRPTGTIIEEVIYPVSAPLELTDPARALTVPLVRGGRPVGVPDLAAARALVASGLRSLPWEGLALSQGEPAIPTRQVRIR
- the clpS gene encoding ATP-dependent Clp protease adapter ClpS, giving the protein MGSQAAPTRPDAAGQQQTDTVSALDTPWVTIVWDDPVNLMNYVTYVFQKLFGYSEPHATKLMLQVHQEGKAVVSAGSRESMEVDVSKLHAAGLWATLQQDR
- the aosR gene encoding oxidative stress transcriptional regulator AosR; its protein translation is MRKWKRVDTAEGPRFRSALAPHEAALLKNMVSSVQGMLDEREAATPSDPLEQITGIRAGNPQPPEDSTMRRLLPDFFKPQRDHPAGSAVAESLNGALRSLHEPTIIDAKKAAAQRVLDTLPDGGGRFEITEGDANAWIAAINDVRLALGAMLAIGPEGPDRLPADHPLAGHLDVYQWLTVLQEYLVLGLMGKPIR
- a CDS encoding P1 family peptidase translates to MTGSITDVDGILVGHHGRLDPDATLGSGWACGSTVIVAPPGTVGAVDVRGGAPGSRETDLLDPANSVRHVDAVVLTGGSAYGLAAADGVMTWLEEQGRGVSMAGGVVPIVPAAVIFDLPVGGWGCRPTADFGYAAAQSAGVDMAVGTVGAGIGARAAVLKGGVGTASMTLDSGVTVGAIVIVNSAGNVIDPATGLPWMSHLAKEFGLLSPPAEQIAALAALDAESGPLNTTIAVVATDAALSPAACRRFAVAAHDGLAHTIRPAHTPLDGDTVFALATGAIELEPDPDTPAQMAPETKPLARLGAAGADCLARAVLVAVLAAESAAGIPTYRDLLPGAFGASAR
- a CDS encoding rhomboid family intramembrane serine protease, with the protein product MGMTGPQPKKRALWMTGGITILSFVGLLYVVEAVNQATGDRLDYRGGIRPLQTDGLWGILFAPLLHADWQHLISNTVPALVLGFLMTLLGMSRFIFASVFIWIAGGFGTWLIGRVGNTCGGEPNIIGASGLILGWLTFLLVFGFFTRTLWQIAVGILVLLYYGTVLFGALPQVGCTGISWQGHLCGAVAGVFAAYVLSGPERKARERRKAGQLPGLTS